The proteins below come from a single Felis catus isolate Fca126 chromosome A1, F.catus_Fca126_mat1.0, whole genome shotgun sequence genomic window:
- the PROSER1 gene encoding proline and serine-rich protein 1 — protein sequence MDKKSFETVLDEIRKAVLTEYKLKAIEYVHGYFSSEQVVDLLRYFSWAEPQLKAMKALQHKMVAVHPAEVVHILNCFTFSKDKLVALELLASNIVDAQNSRPIEDLFRINMSEKKRCKRVLEQAFKGGCKAPHAMISSCGTIPGNPYPKGKPSRINGIFPGTPLKKDGEECTNEGKGIAARILGPSKPPPPTYNPHKPVPYPIPPCRPHATIAPSAYNNAGLVPLANVIAPGVPPPPPYTPNPVGTENEDLSSQSKPTQNQTFSTPGSQLFSPHGSNPSTPAATPVPTASPVKAVNHPSALAAATVSGMNMPNTVLPVFPGQVSAAVHTPQPATPNPTVIRTPSLPAAPVTSVHSTTAAPVPSVFSGLVPLPGPPAPSVPTPQATSAPRAAPASSETFASTSAPFPGLPFAATSTAASTNNPNSASLSSVFAGLPLPLTPTSQGVSKPAPPVLAGGSAPSVACPLGANSPLLSALKGFLTSNDTSLINSSALSSAVTSGLASLSSLTHPNPDSPAPGPSKCYAPSAVPAAQRSSTPGLAMFPGPPATVANSASTPSTLPAHSPLVTPASCPASVPVSGGSSAPLLQGPHPGNSELHGASAPAVTTIPVMIKTEPTSPTPSAFKGPSHSANPPHGTLGLGTLGRAYTSASVPITLSTCLNPALSGLPSLPAPLNVSNPLSSIALPPHASSAPITPVFTALPPFTSLTSNFPLTGNPSLNPSVSLPGSLLATSSAAVTSTPVPAASSTAAVLPGLAASAPASAAPFPLNLSTAVPSLFSVTQGPLPASNPSYPGFSVSNTPSVAPALPSFPGLQAPSTVAAVAPLPVAATTPSPAPVLPGFASAFSSNFNSALVAQAGLSSGLQAAGSSVFPGLLSLPGIPGFSQNPSQSSLQELQHNAAAQSALLQQVHSASALESYSAQPDGFPSYPSTPGTPFSLQPGLSQSGWQ from the exons ATGGACAAAAAGTCCTTTGAAACGGTGTTGGATGAAATTAGAAAG gcTGTTCTGACAGAGTACAAATTAAAAGCAATTGAATATGTGCATGGATATTTCTCTAGTGAACAG GTGGTCGATTTACTGAGATATTTCTCCTGGGCTGAACCTCAGTTAAAGGCAATGAAAGCATTACAACAT aaAATGGTGGCTGTTCACCCAGCAGAAGTGGTCCATATTCTCAATTGTTTCACCTTCAGTAAAGACAAGCTAGTTGCTCTTGAGCTGTTAGCTTc AAACATTGTTGATGCACAGAATTCTCGTCCCATTGAAGATTTATTCAGGATAAATATGTCTGAGAAGAAACGGTGCAAAAGAGTACTTGAACAG GCTTTCAAGGGGGGCTGCAAAGCTCCTCATGCCATGATATCTTCTTGTGGAACAATCCCAGGAAATCCATATCCCAAAGGAAAACCTAGTCGCATAAATGGAATTTTCCCA GGAACTCCCTTGAAAAAAGATGGTGAAGAATGTACTAATGAAGGCAAAGGAATAGCCGCACGGATTCTTGGACCATCCAAACCG CCTCCTCCAACATACAATCCACATAAGCCGGTCCCTTATCCGATACCTCCGTGCCGGCCACACGCAACTATCGCACCAA gtGCTTATAACAATGCAGGTCTGGTACCATTAGCCAACGTCATAGCTCCGGGTGTCCCCCCTCCGCCTCCATATACTCCTAATCCAGTAGGAACAG aaAATGAAGACCTTTCCAGTCAGTCAAAACCTACACAGAATCAAA CATTCTCTACCCCAGGAAGTCAGCTCTTCTCTCCTCATGGTTCCAACCCTTCAACACCGGCTGCAACTCCAGTCCCCACCGCATCCCCAGTCAAAGCAGTAAATCATCCGTCAGCACTGGCAGCTGCTACCGTTTCTGGGATGAACATGCCGAATACTGTCCTCCCTGTGTTCCCGGGGCAGGTCTCCGCGGCCGTCCATACGCCTCAGCCAGCAACGCCAAATCCGACAGTCATCCGAACCCCTTCCTTGCCTGCGGCGCCCGTTACTTCCGTCCACAGCACAACTGCGGCTCCCGTCCCGTCCGTTTTCTCTGGCCTGGTTCCCCTGCCGGGTCCCCCTGCACCTTCCGTCCCAACCCCTCAGGCCACGTCCGCACCTCGGGCCGCTCCTGCTTCCAGCGAAACCTTCGCTTCTACGTCTGCCCCTTTCCCCGGCCTCCCCTTTGCTGCCACCTCTACCGCTGCTTCTACCAACAACCCGAATTCCGCCTCTCTGTCCTCAGTGTTTGCGGGCCTCCCCTTGCCCTTAACACCCACATCCCAAGGCGTGTCCAAACCTGCCCCTCCTGTACTTGCCGGCGGCTCTGCCCCCAGCGTGGCTTGCCCCCTCGGTGCAAACAGTCCTCTTCTGTCTGCTTTAAAAGGCTTTCTGACCTCAAATGACACCAGTTTAATCAACTCATCCGCTCTGTCCTCTGCTGTTACAAGTGGGCTGGCTTCACTGTCTTCTCTGACTCACCCGAACCCTGACTCCCCCGCTCCAGGCCCCAGCAAGTGCTACGCCCCCTCGGCCGTGCCCGCCGCGCAGAGGTCGTCCACCCCGGGGTTGGCCATGTTCCCGGGCCCGCCGGCTACCGTGGCCAACTCGGCCTCCACGCCATCTACTTTGCCCGCACATTCTCCCCTGGTGACGCCGGCGTCGTGTCCCGCCTCCGTGCCGGTCAGCGGGGGCTCGTCGGCTCCGCTCTTGCAGGGCCCCCACCCGGGTAACTCGGAGCTGCACGGCGCGTCCGCCCCCGCCGTCACCACCATCCCTGTCATGATCAAAACCGAGCCCACGAGCCCCACTCCCTCGGCCTTCAAAGGCCCGTCTCACTCGGCGAATCCCCCCCACGGCACTTTAGGTTTGGGGACGCTGGGCCGCGCGTACACGTCCGCGTCGGTGCCCATCACTCTGTCTACTTGCCTTAACCCCGCTCTGTCGGGCCTCCCCAGCTTGCCCGCCCCCCTGAACGTGTCCAACCCGCTCTCGTCCATCGCCCTCCCGCCGCACGCTTCCTCCGCGCCCATCACTCCGGTGTTCACGGCTCTTCCTCCGTTCACGTCTCTGACCAGTAATTTCCCTCTAACTGGCAACCCGTCTCTCAACCCCTCCGTGTCTCTTCCAGGGTCGTTACTAGCCACCTCGTCTGCGGCGGTCACGTCCACGCCCGTGCCCGCCGCCAGCTCCACCGCAGCCGTGCTCCCGGGGCTTGCGGCCTCGGCGCCGGCCTCGGCGGCCCCTTTCCCCCTTAACCTGTCCACCGCCGTCCCCTCCCTCTTCTCGGTCACGCAGGGACCGCTGCCGGCCTCAAACCCCTCGTACCCCGGCTTCTCCGTCTCCAACACCCCCAGCGTCGCCCCCGCGCTCCCCTCGTTCCCGGGGCTGCAGGCGCCGTCCACGGTGGCCGCCGTCGCCCCGCTGCCCGTCGCTGCCACGACCCCGTCCCCGGCTCCCGTCCTCCCGGGATTCGCCTCAGCGTTTAGCTCCAATTTCAACTCTGCTCTTGTTGCCCAGGCCGG CCTGTCATCTGGCCTTCAAGCTGCAGGCAGTTCTGTTTTCCCAGGCCTGCTGTCCCTCCCAGGTATCCCCGGGTTCTCCCAGAATCCTTCCCAGTCATCCTTGCAGGAATTACAGCATAATGCAGCTGCACAGTCTGCCTTGTTACAGCAG GTCCATTCAGCTTCGGCTCTGGAAAGCTATTCAGCTCAGCCAGATGGATTTCCTAGTTATCCTTCAACACCAGGAACACCATTCTCTTTACAACCAGGCTTGTCCCAAAGTGGGTGGcagtga